A region of Diadema setosum chromosome 15, eeDiaSeto1, whole genome shotgun sequence DNA encodes the following proteins:
- the LOC140239316 gene encoding uncharacterized protein: MEIPLSAPPQHTAKPVVGGTTSTSALHTAKSVVAMVTTAVHHEPKCSPAIKAPTKKEGNGKTLKKPTKPGLSKKAAPPKEKTDAEVLSSLSKLESMFEKVMEILPSQPTRIQQQQLCAGHVGTACTAENHGGVPFGGMDVCATDDSTQARGTLHDDHGGSSYSGDECDFPAAAAGYAPAELTGRPVQVPSFAAKFAVSACVGNPINDELANSTNYLISHCLEEKSMEESVANYPAPSNCPNLLVPKVNPVIWDNVTQTTRSRDVKLQRVQKSLTRGLCAFLQTLPTDLNEAQQDALALLCNANYEMNCLRKELIKPDMNAAYAHLCKPTTPVTAFLFGDDLGQRVKDLKEENRAAFSVVKGQAKRSTHQPYHPYKRTASGGFSRKQYRNAGWLAAGDTSRPFLGQQQRGYRHSAPHTQTRPPPAHAHNRGQSYSTATPAKPNTVSRRK; the protein is encoded by the exons ATGGAAATTCCGCTTTCCGCTCCCCCACAGCATACAGCTAAGCCTGTCGTGGGTGGCACCACTAGTACGAGCGCCCTGCATACAGCTAAGTCTGTCGTGGCGATGGTGACTACAGCCGTGCATCATGAACCCAAGTGTTCGCCGGCTATTAAGGCTCCAACAAAGAAAGAAGGGAATGGGAAaaccc TTAAAAAACCCACCAAACCAGGCCTAAGTAAGAAGGCAGCTCCCCCTAAAGAGAAGACGGACGCGGAGGTGCTTTCCAGCCTTTCTAAACTCGAATCCATGTTTGAAAAGGTCATGGAAATACTGCCGTCTCAGCCTACTCGTATCCAACAACAGCAACTATGTGCCGGCCATGTTGGCACGGCTTGTACCGCAGAAAACCACGGTGGTGTGCCGTTTGGGGGCATGGATGTGTGTGCTACAGACGATAGTACGCAAGCGCGCGGTACGCTGCACGACGACCACGGCGGCAGCAGCTACAGTGGGGATGAATGCGATTTCCCTGCGGCGGCAGCGGGTTACGCACCCGCAGAGCTCACGGGGCGGCCAGTACAAGTGCCATCCTTTGCTGCAAAATTTGCAGTGTCCGCCTGTGTGGGCAACCCTATCAATGACGAATTGGCAAATTCTACAAATTATCTCATCTCCCATTGTCTGGAGGAAAAATCTATGGAAGAGTCAGTGGCAAACTACCCAGCACCGAGCAATTGCCCCAACTTACTAGTCCCTAAAGTCAATCCAGTGATTTGGGATAATGTGACACAGACTACGCGCAGCAGAGACGTTAAGCTGCAGAGAGTACAGAAATCTCTTACCCGCGGGCTGTGTGCGTTCCTACAAACTCTTCCTACTGACTTGAACGAGGCGCAACAGGACGCACTCGCTTTACTCTGTAATGCCAATTACGAGATGAATTGCCTGAGAAAGGAGCTGATCAAGCCCGATATGAACGCTGCTTACGCACATCTGTGCAAGCCTACTACGCCCGTGACCGCGTTTCTATTCGGTGATGACTTGGGACAACGTGTAAAAGATCTCAAGGAGGAGAATAGGGCTGCCTTTAGTGTGGTTAAAGGCCAGGCTAAGAGATCTACTCATCAGCCGTACCATCCATACAAGCGCACGGCCAGCGGTGGATTCAGCCGGAAGCAATATCGGAACGCAGGCTGGCTCGCAGCTGGCGATACATCCAGGCCTTTTTTAGGCCAGCAGCAGCGGGGATACAGACATTCAGCCCCGCACACGCAGACTCGCCCACCTCCAGCTCATGCGCACAACCGGGGGCAGAGCTACTCGACAGCAACCCCAGCCAAGCCAAACACTGTGTCACGGAGAAAGTAA